TAAAGAATCAGATTTAACTAAGCAACTAGAGTATTGTGTTAAATCTGTTTTAAATATAAACCCAGAAAAATTAGTCAGCAGTCTAAGATATGATGCAATATTCTATAAAGATTCTGTTTCAGTGAATTTTGGTCCGGGAGATCCCAAACAAGCACATATAGTGAATGAATATATAGAACTAAAAAACATTGAAAAAACTAGTTTAGTCTATGAATATCTGTTGAGGGAAAAAATAAAAAGTTTCAAAAATACGTGATATGAGAAGAAGGATAAAATTAAAAAATTTTTAAGAAGTAAGTAAAAAAGTTTATTAATTGGAATTGGCTAATAACCCGTTAGAATGAAGAAACTATACAAGATTAACTTTTCAATATTACATGAAGGTTGCTGGACCAGTAACGTTAAGGATAAGGTAGTTACATTGAATATCTCAAAATACAATAATAATAAGATAAAAGTTAGTATAATATCGCCTCGACTACTAATAAAAGATCTAGAGAAATCCGAAAATGTATATGATATATTAAAATATAGGAAGATTAAGGGAGGTTATGTTATTGATTTTCTTGAGGAAACAAATAGTACTATATCCGGGTATTTATTATCTGATGATAACATCTTATATCACAAAAATATTGTAAGACAGAAATTAGAAAAATGGGAAATAATATCGCTAAGTAAATCTGTTACTAATAAATTAACTGAAAAATTTAATATTAATACTATTTCAATTAATGAAATAAAACCCTCAGATATATTATATTATGGTCTAACTGAAAAGGAATTATTAGTTCTCAAAAACGCGATTTCTATGGGCTATTTTAATTATCCTAGAGCAGTAAAGGCTAATGATATAGCTAAAAAATTAGGAATAAGCAAACAAGATTTCCTTTATCATTTAAGAAATTCAATTAATAAACTAGTCTCCTCAATTGATTTCGATTAACTTTTCGAAAACTATTTATTACCTCTTATACTTAAATAACGTCGTATATAGCAAATGACAAATAACTAATATTCTTATAAACTTTTCTTTTAACCCCGTTAAAAGAATAAACAAAAGTTATAGGATTATTTTAAGGTGAAAAAGGAAAAATCTTTCAGCCGTCTCTTATTATATGATGGAAGACAAAAAGAGTGATTTACAAAAACCAGAACTTAAGAGAGATGTGCTAGGAACATGGCTAGTTGCAAGTTACGGTATAGCAGCTAATGCACCAATAGCTGTTGCAACACTCTATTTTGTAGGTTTAGCTGGGCTAGTTGGTGGGGCAATGCCACTCACAGTTCTCCTTTCATATCTAATTTATGCTACCACCTTAGTAGTAATTTATGAGTGGAGTAAAGAGATTGCAGCCTCTTACGGATATGTCGCTATGATAAAAAAGGGTCTCAATAGTAGCTTAGCAGCATTTACTGTAGGTTACGGATATATTTACCAATATCTTATTGCTGGTGCCGCCGGTTTCGGAATATTAGGGTTAGCCTCGTTCATTTATCTAATCTCTCCTAGTATACAGGTAACAATGCCTTGGTTATGGGCTTTAATTGTAGTTATAGTCACGGCTGAAATCACATTAATAATGTGGCTTGGAGTAAAACCAGGTGGAATTCTTAATCTTATTATAGGTTTAATATCAATAGGTTTCTTAATAATAACTTCGCTATATTTAATAGTTATCGCAGGTCCTAAGAATACTATTTATCCTTTTACGGCTCTTCCCGTAAATAACAACTGGGCTTCAGTATTAACTGCAATGATATTTGGAGTAACGACATTTGGAGGAGCTACTACACCAATAGGAGTTGCGGAAGAAGCTAAAATACCTAAGAAAACTTTACCTAAAGCACTCCTCATAACTTTCCTTCTTTTAGGAATTGGGTTAATTCTTAACTCTTATGCTCAGACAATAGTTTATGGAATAAATAATATGTTTAATTATGCTAATCTACCAGATCCGATGATTATAATATATAACAAATATTTTAACCCCGTCATAGTTGGTCTTCTCATATTCTTAGTAGCATTTATGTTTAACTCCTCTGCTTTAGCATTTGCTACAAGTGGTAGTAGAATGATATTTGGGATGGCTAGAGACGGTATACTTTATCCTGAAGTTTTTTCTAGAACTAATCGTTACGGAGTTCCAGGCAATGCCATTATACTAACTGGTATAATCACTGGTGTGGTTAGCCTTATCAGCGGATATATTTTAGGGCCGTTAGAGGCCAGTATATTCTTGATAACCTTCGGTTCATTTTATGTAGCTTTAGGACATTTATTTGCTGCAATCGGGCTAATAACACACAAGATAAAGTTAAGAAAGGCAGATATAGTAAAACACATAGTAGTACCATTAATTTCCATAGGATTATATTTAGCAGTAATATATTTTGGTACTTATCCAGCCCCAGCATTTCCTCTTAATATAGCAGTATATACAGCGTGGGGTGTTCTATTACTCCACATAATTGGATATTATATATTAAGAACGAGAAACCCAGAGAAAATAAGACATTTTGGGGATTATAGCCTATAGAAGTTATTTAGCTTCTTTTTTATAAATAGTTAACTAACATAGAAAAAATGAGAAACTACAATTTGCATTATCAAAAACCCTAGTACTCTATTATCGACTAACTGACCTCCTCCTCGCCCTAAAGGGCGAGGGTTCCCTTAGGGCGGTTCATAGGTTTGTGGTTTACCACCTTCATCCTCACAACTTCATAGTTAGTGGGTGCGTAAAGCACCCACCCCGCTCCGTTCGTCCAGCGGTAGACCACGGGCTGGGTCTTCAGCCCATTACCCCTATCCCTCACTGGGAGTTGCCCTCCACTCCCAGATCCTAGGGACTCGGGGATATGTAGGATATTTATCGCTCCATTCAGGTCTGCGTTTATCACTTTCCCTATGCGGGGACACTTAAATAGGCCGCGTTTAACACGCCCACTTTCGTGGGCTTCCCCGCATAGGGAGCACGTCTTAGAAGTATAAGATTCATCCACTTTAACAACCCTAATTCCTAGTTCTTCCCCAATCTCCTCAAAACGCTTAATAACATACCTGTAGTTCCAGAAGTTTACAGTGAGTTTATTACCGTGGTTCCTATTAATCTCTTTAGGATAACCTATAACAACCTCGCTTACCCGTTTGTCCTTCAACAGCTCCACTACTTTCCTAACCATACTGTTTAAAGCGTGTTTGAGGAACCTACTCCTATTCTCGTAGAGGAGTTTCAGCTTCTTACTCCTATTCTGCTTATGCCTCGCTAAGGTCTTCTGAACGATTCGTATCTTCTTGCTATAATACTCATACTGTGAAAGAACACTACCACCCTTGAAAAGGTACCAATTACCATCTTCTACGTAAACTGTTGCTAAATTGATGATTCCTAAATCAACAGAAGCCCTCAGATTGCCCTCAACTTTCGTTTCACTTTCAACCTCCACTGGAATATGAGCATACCAACTCCTCTTAGCTTCGTTGTAAATTATTTCTAATCTACCTTGTTTCCCGTGCCACTTGAGTTTCCCCTTAAACCTCAGAGAGAGTTTGAAGTCCTTCAAATAGATGATCCTCTTGTTCTCATCCACCTCATAACGATCGTTCCTAATGATTAGGATTAGTTTATAATTTCCACTTTTATCTTTCCAATACCCTGGAGGTCTTGGTTTAAACCACTTTGGTAATTTTCCCTCCTTCTTCTCTTCGATTAGGGAGAAGAAGCTTCTCCAGTCCTCAGCGTTCTTTCTAGCAACTTGTTGAACGTTAACCTTTAACACGTGTTTGTACTTCTCGTACACCTCCTTTTCTGTCTTAGCAAAGTCTACTCTCTCCCCTTCCTTGTACTGTTGCATCCTTAACCAGTTCACTTCGTTCCAACACTTCGCTGTGGTAATAGCCAACTCCTTCAGTCTTTCGTGGGTTTGCTTGTCTACTATTAGTTTAACTACGTTAGTCCTCTTCACCCTCTTTCACCCACTGTTCTTCAATGTACTTCTTTATCGTCTCGCTGGATATGTTACCAGAAGTCGATACGAAGTAGCTTCTAGTCCAGAGCTTCCCGTTAGTAGCTTTCTTCAGCTCTGGGAACTTCTTGAGTATTAGTCTTGCTGATTTTCCTTTGAAGTAGTTTGCTAAATATGACGGTGCGTATCTCGGTGGGCAGTTAACGAATAGGTGGATGTGGTCTGGCATTACTTCTAGGGCTAATACTTCACAGCCCAACTCTTCTGCTATGGTTCTTAGTACCTCTTTAGTGTATTCAGCTATTTCGCCTGTTAACACTTTCCTACGGTATTTCGGTATCCATACGAAGTGGTAGTTGCAGAGGTACTTTGCATGCCTAGTTGATTTGTATTCCACACTTTAAAGTATTCAAAATAATTTTTAAACTTTACCCCGCCTTAAAAGGCGAGGCTGCCCCGCGTTTTGTCATTAAAAAGTGTAAAGAAGTCACCTATAATTATGGCGTTTCTAATTTAAACCAAATGAAAAATTACTCGATACTAACTATTTCTTCAGCTTGTATACTTATTTCTTTCTTTGTAGAATCTTTTATGTAAACTAAAGTACCGTTAGCTTTAGAGTACACCCTATTATTTCCAATAATCTCTATTGGATAAGGAGGCAAAAGATACTCTTTAAGTCCCACTATATTTCTCCCTTTAGGCAAAATTATCACAATCTCTGCTTCAAGTTCCTTCAATTTTACTTTAATATCGCCTTTTCCTAGTTCACCAGAAAACACTTTATAATAAATTGCTTCTTTATCGGTCTTGTAGACCTCTTCAATTTCTTTCTCATTTACATTAAAGAAAGCTATTGCATCATACCCTTTAACCTTACTTCTAATTTTTAGCAGAACATCATCTTTTAAGGGATTTTTAAACAGCAGATCTGGCGTAATAATACCCGGTTCATCTACTCTAACTATTTCCCCATTTGGTAACAATACTGACTTAAGTAGCTCAACGTTTGTTCTTTCTGGATGCCTATCAGTAATATATATTGGACCTCCACTGAAAATCCTGGCTATTAGATGTATTTTAGCATAGGGATCATATGAGATGAACATATCATAGTCTGGATAAGCTATTTGAGAAGTTAGTAGGGAATTGTACGCGTTAAAGAGTATGTGCAACTTCGCTCCTTCTTTCCAAAAAGGAACATAATCAATTGAGTTTCTCATAATATTACTGTATAAATAGTTACAATAGTTTTCTGGGGTCATAGACATACAATTTATTATATCTAAACCAAAGATACTTTGAAGAGAAAACTGTATATTTCTAGCCATAATGCCTATAGGTAATCCCTCATATATAGCGTGAATAACCCATTGATTATCTACCTTAACGAAATCAAAACCCTCTCTCATAATATGACCGTCAAATTCCTTGTAAAAGTGAAGAGAATCTTCTAGTGATGAGGCTGGCGGAACATAACTATTAAGGAACTTACTGAAATAACCGGTAACACTATACGTTTTTAAAAAGTTTTGTGTTAATCCTCCCCAATGACCGTTTATAGTATGCCATAAGCCTACATACTTAACTCCTAGTGCTCTTAAAGATTCTATGAGTTTTTTAAACCCGCTGGGAAATTTCTTACTATCCGGATTTAAGGAATTTAAAGCCCTATCAGAGTTTTGATCCTGCCAACCATCATCTATCAGAACCCAGCTTAGCTTTACACCCCTATCAATTATGCCCTTTACCGTTTTCAACAAATTTTCCTCATTTAGATCTTTAGTTAGGAAAGCGTTCCAACTACACCAGCCCAATCCATTTAACAATTTCTGAGGAACTCCCTTTTGTTCTCGCAGTTTAAATGTTAGTAAATGTTTAGAGGCTATTTCAAATGAAGATCTTATAGCCTCATAAGGATCTTCTGAAATTCCAATTGATAAGAAATAACTTTCTGGAATTGTATCAGTGACTAACCCAGTATAAACTATAACTTTGTCTGATGATAAATAACTCGTTACATAGTTATTTGAAAGAGATAGTATGGCTTCATATTTTCCATTTTCTTCAGCTAATACAAAGACAGAATAGGCTGGAATAATCCCGACAACCGGATAAATCCAACAAGGATAAGTTCTTAAGTAACTTTCATGATCTAGATTCTCTAATTTATAATTAACTTCTTTAGGGGGCTCTGTTTCTGGTACTTTGTCGACAGCAAGTGAATTATAATAATTAAAGGCTTTTCCGTAAGTTTCAGCATATATTTGTTGGGTTGTAAATGATAATACATTATTAGTATTAATGTCCAGCTTCATTTCTATAGGAAATTTAGATAGTCTAATGAGGGACTTAACCTCTACGCTTAATAATTTACCTTTATCAAACTCCTTAGTATGTAACCTCACTAACGCAATATTTTCACAATTTCCTTTTTCATCACACGTATATTTCTTCCCATTTTCATCATATATCCAAATCATCTTGTCATATATAATAGCAAAGATAATTATTAAGATAATCAGTTTTGGTTTGCATATTATGAGAATTAACATTCCTTCTAACTGCCTCTCTTTTACATAGCTAGAGTTAAAAATTATGTAGTTGTTGATTTTGAACTTTATTTATTGATTGATTTAATACTATAACTAATACTTAATATACAAAAATTGATAATTTAACCTTACCCTTTCTTATAATTTTTTAAATCTATATGATGGAATTCCCTTTACATTTACGTGCGTAGTGAAAACCCTACCGCTTAATGGTTCGTCTTCTTTACTTGCAGTGGTTATAAATAACCTATTCATTTCATGCATACCGAATGTGACTGAAGTAACATAAGTCACTGGAAGCTTTATTTCAAAGACTTTTTCTCCCCGCGCTGACCACCTACTAACTCTCCCTCCACCCCAATGGGCTATCCATAAATATCCTTCCTCATCTATCGTCATACCGTCAGGATTACCCGGTTCTCCATTAAAGTCAATCAAAACTCTTTTATTGTATATCTCTCCCTTGTTAAGGTCAAAATCAAAAGCATAAACTTTCCTTATCGGGCTATCTATTAAGTACATGACATCATTATCAGGACTCCATCCTAAACCATTAGATACAGTTAAGCCAGATAAAATTTTGGTTATATTACTTTTTTCAAATCTGTACAAGTTACCGGTAGGACCGGATTTCTTCATATTCATTGTACCCGCCCAGTATCTTCCTAGAGCATCGCACTTTCCGTCATTAAATCTATTCTCCTCGTAATCAACTTCTACTTCTCCTATTCTATTTACATTTTTTGTTCTGAAATTTATAATATAAAAACCATGCCTTATCGTAGCTATAATTTCATCTTCTGAAATAATACATAATGAGGAAACCAAATCTGGAGTTTCGAACGCGTTCTCTGAATTACTATCAAGGTCTTTAATCAAAATTTTCTTTCCTTCAATATCTACCCAAAAAAGTTTATTTAACTGTATATCATAAACAGGTCCTTCTCCTAATTTTGCTTTATATACGCTAAAGGCTTCTACATTCATATTATTCATTAATTATTAGAGTTTTAAAGTTTTTAATAAGAGGTTTATTAAGATATACGTGATAGTATGCATGAGCGATTCAGATTTCTATTGAATTCATTTTATTTTGTTAACATGAGATCAAATAATTTCTTCTCTATTTGATACTTACGGAAGCATGAGATTATACTATTAAAAAAGATATTCAATCAACTATTTCTTCATAGAATCATATTAATTTTCTGAGAGAAAATACAATTTGCAAAGTAACTTTGAAGAATCCATTCATTAACTATCTGTAACCCTACCATAAACACAAAGATTATCTTTAAAAATTACATTATCATACCGCACCAGAAGTAATTTCTTCTGGATCTGGCTTTCTGCTTATTATTCTCCCTCCATCTATGATTATCTCAGTTCCAGTTATGAATGTATTGTAATCTGAGGCTAGAAAAGCTAACAAATTAGCAACTTCTTGAGGCCTGCCCATTCTTCCGAGAAGTGTAGCTGCATTTTTATCTAGATTTTCTGGGACTTTTTCACCTTTAGTATATATAGGTCCCGGGACAACCGCAATAACTTGAATTCCATATTTTCCTAAATCTACAGCAAGACTTTTGGTCATAGCTATAAGACCTCCCTTAACTGTAACGTAAGGTAAGGATTCCGGCAATGGGTAGTGAGCTTGTATAGCAGCTATGTTTATTATTTTACCTTTAATACCATTTTTTATCATAAGTTCAGCTGCCATTTTTGAAAGTAACATAGGGGCAGTAAGTACTAAAGATATCATCTTATCCCACTCTTCTAATGTAACATTGAGTATAGAATATCTAGAATTAGTTGAAGCATTATTAATTAGACAATCTATAATTCCTATTTCCTTTTTATACAACTCTATAAATGAGAGGAGTTGTTCCCTAGAAGTTAAATCTACTTTAACAAATTGAATACTATTGTTCTCTTTTTCGACTGATTCAATATTTCTCCCTAAAGCTATTACTTTTGCACCAAGCTCAGCAAATAGTTTTGCTGTGGCCAATCCTATTCCGTGAGTACCTCCAGTAATTAGACATGTTTTACCTTTGAGAGATATTTCCATGATTATCGTGAAATAAAAGAGCTAATTAAATATTAATATCTTTATTATAATGTATACGCATCAAAATATTATGAGACATAAATTTATCATAAAAACGAATTATGCAAATATTATCTAATATCTATTTAATCAGTGTAATAACTAAAAGATTTAATCAATAATATTTAACATTTACATCATTGTATACCATTAAACTTTATATATGTAAATGTATACAATAATATTTGAGGAATTACCATGATAATTCCTATGAGGAGGTGGTAAAAAGATTAGATAACGCTGAAGTTATAAGACTACATATTTTAGCAACTATTATAGGTGCACTAGGGGGATTTCTATTTGGATATGATACTGGAATAATAGGGAGCGTGTTGGTATACGTTACACCTCTTTTTCATTTAACGCCGCCAGAAGTTGCAATATTAACTTCTGGCACATCATTATTAGCAGGCATCGGTGCACTTGCGGCTGGACCTATAACTGATAAATATGGAAGAAAATCACTACTAGTTACAGATGGCATAATGTATGCTGTCTTCGCTCTGCTATCTGCGATAGCTATAAACTCATTTCTCCTTATTTTATGGAGAAGTTTAGTAGGTTTCGCTATAGGTGCAGATACCGCAATAGCTACTGCTTATATATCCGAATTTTCACCCAAGAGATGGAGAGGGAGATTAGCGATAACTCAACAATTAATGATATTTTCGGGAATTACTGCTTCTTTCTGGGCAGGATATCTACTTTCTTTCTCAGCTAACTGGAGACTAATGTTAGGCTTAGGAGTAATTCCAGCGGTAATTTTAGTAGCTTTAAGAGCGTTTTTACCTGAAAGTCCCAGATGGTTATTACTTAATGGAATGGAAGAAAAAGCAAAGAACATACTAAGAAAATTTGGAGTTAATATCGCAGAAAATGAACATATTGCAGCTCCATCTAAAGAATTATCATTTAAGGAAATGTTCAACAATAAAGCAATTAGAACCGCTATAATATTGGTAGGTCTATGGTTAGCATTTCAACAAATAACAGGTATAAATGTTATATTATATTATGGTCCTACTATATATAAATATCTAGGATTAACCGGACCGAGAGCTATTCTTAATACAGCAATCTCAGAATCATTAGGAGCAATAGAATATGCAATTTCATTTTATCTTATAGATAAATGGGGAAGAAGAAAGCTAGGAATTTTTGGATATGCTGGATTAGTAGGATCTTTAGCTATAATGTTAATAGGCCTAAGAGCCTTTACGTCAGGTATCGTATTTGCTGGTGTAGCTTTAGTTTTTACTGCAATGACATTATTTCTACTGTTCTTCCATGTAGGTGTAGGCGGAGTAGGATGGGTTCTACAAGGAGAAACAATACCAACGGAAGTAAGAGGAAGAGGTGCCGGTTTATTAGCAGCAATAGACTGGTTCGCAAATTTTGTAATAATATTTATTTTTCCATACTGGAAGGCAGCGTTTGGAGTTTATTCATTCTTCGCATTAGAACTTGTACTATCTATATTAGCAATAGCAATAGTATACTTATTCATGCCAGAGACCAAAGGAGTATCATTGGAAGACATGTTAAAAGTATTTGAAAGAGGGTTAAGTGTACAAAGGCAAAAACAGTATGCTAAATAATATGTTAATTCCTTCAAATAGAATTATAAAAATTTTTATTTAAAATCTTTTTTATTCAACTATCAATATGAAAAAATATTAAAGCTAGGAGAAACTCATCTGCTTATAACCCCTTGAGTAAATAAAGGGGGCTAAAACGAGTACTAACAAGAAGAAAATCCACGCTCTATAGAAGTAAAGAAATTAATGGCAATTATAGATTACATTATACGAGTAACATTAGTTAATGTATACAGTTAAGTATATATACTTTTTTACAAGACTATATATTATGCCACATTTTTTAATTCACAACAAGCAAGATAATGTAGGGGTAGCTGTAGTGGATATAAAGGCTGGAGAAGAGGTTGAAGGAGTTTATATCGAGGATATGGCAATTGGTCCTAAAATTAAGGCTCTCAATGATATACCATTGGGTCATAAAATTGCATTAACTAATATAAAGAAGGGCGATGTCGCCATTAAATATGGAAGACCTATAGGGATTGCTATATCCGATATCAAAGCTGGTGAGCACGTTCATATACATAATATAAAATCGATTAGGTGGGGAAATTTAAAGAGGTGAGGTAAATGGAAAAGGTTACTATTAAAGGTTATATAAGGGAAAACGGTAGTGTTGGAATAAGGAATCATGTTGCGATAATACCGGTTGATGATTTATCAAATAGTGCAGCAGTAGCAGTTTCAAGAATTATTAGGGGCACAATTGCTTTACCTCATCCTTATGGTAGGTTACAATTTGGGAAAGATTTAGATTTACTCTTCCACATATTGTCTGGGACCGGAGCAAACCCGAATGTTGCTGGAGCTATTGTTATTGGAATTGAGGATAACTGGGCTCATAAAGTTGCTGATAAAATCGCTGAAACCGGTAAACCAGTGGAAGTTTTTCCAATTGAAGGAAATGGTGATTTAAGAGTAATTGAGAAAGCGTCTAGAAAGGCTAAAGAATTTGTTCAATACGCAAGTGAGAAACAAAGGACAGAAGTTGACTTATCATCAATTGTTGTGAGTATAAAGTGTGGAGAGAGTGATACAACATCTGGTTTAGCATCAAACCCAGCAACAGGCTATGCTGTAGATAAATTAATTGATTATGGTGCTACAGTTCTATTTGGTGAGACTTCAGAGTTAACGGGAGCTGAGGACATAGTTGCTAATAGGATTCCAGATCTAACATTAAGAGAAAAATTCATGAAGATTTATAAAGAGTACGTTAGTTTTATTGAATCACAAGGAGTTGATCTATTAGGCTCTCAGCCTACGGAAGGAAATATTAAAGGCGGTTTATCTACGATTGAAGAAAAGGCTTTAGGAAATATACAGAAACTTGGTACCAAACCAATCACATGTGTATTGGACTACTTAGATCCTCTTCCTTCCGGATCATCTCGCTTATGTTTCGTAAACACCTCTTCTGCTGCAGCTGAAGCAGTAACGTTATTTGCTGCTAAAGGTTCTGTTCTACATTTATTCACAACTGGGCAGGGAAATGTTGTTGGTCATCCTATTATTCCAGTAATAAAAATATCGGCAAATCCTAAAACTGTAACAACAATGGCTGAACACATAGATGTTGATGTATCGGACTTACTTCAACTTAAGGTTTCATTAAAAGAGGCTGGAGAAAGAATATTTAATTATGCTTTAAGGGTAATGAATGGAAGATTAACATCAGCAGAAGTACTTCAGCATGATGAATTCTCTCCTATAAAATTATACATAAGTGCATAAAAAATGAAGGTTTCTATTTTACCAGCGTCAATACCTTATGTAGATAATCCTATGCCAGAATGGGTTGATGAGTGGGGAGTACAATTATTTACAAAAGTTAATTTAGGTGATTATGCTGGCTATGGTGAGGTTCTAATAGCTGGTAGTGGCATTATCTCAGCTTATATCGGTGTTTTTGAGGATCTAATTATTCCTTATTTAGAAAATGTAGAAGTTGTCTCAATAAATGAGGTAGTTGAAAAGTTAGAGAAAATGTTATACTCTGCTGGTCTATGTAGTATAACTTTAGGTTCTATTAGTGGGGTTGAAACTGCATTATGGCATGTTTTTTCAAAGATGAGGAATATGAAAATTTATGAGTTCTTTGGAGGCAAGGTAAGGGATCGCGTCCCGGTTTATGCTAGTTTTCCACGATATAAGAGCGTTGATGATATAGTAAGTGCAGTTAAGGTTGCAATTAATAGAGGCTTTACCCTTGTGAAGCTACATCAACAACCTCAGATGATTGAGGATGCTTTGAAGAAAATTAGGGAGATTTTTGGTTTTGAAATTAAGATAGCTATTGATTTTAATTCTGCTTTTGATTACTCATCAGCATTATCATTTTTGAATAAGATCCACCGTTATGAGATTGAATGGTATGAGGAACCGATTTATCCTCCAAACGATTACGATAATTTAAAGCGTTTAGCAGAAAAATTCCCAATATCTGCTGGGGAGAATGAATATACTATTAATAGCTTTAGGAAGTTGATTGAAAGTGGAATTGAATATGTGCAACCGGATATTTCTAAGATTGGTGGTTACTTGAAAATGATTAAAGTTATTGATTTAGCCGAGAGTTACGGAGTAAAAGTCATGCCACATTTAAGGCCTCAGAGATCTGGAATAGCACTATTTCACACTCTACAACTTGCGTTAGCGAAAAGGAATATAGTTCAAGTTGAGTTCCCATTAGCTCAAATTCCTTCAGAACTGTTTAACGCTGAGTTCAATATAAACAATGGTTTAGTAAAGGTTCCAGAAGATGTTTCATTAAATGAGGAAATACTACGCGAAAAATATAATTTCACTAGAAAACTAAGGATTTTGAAATTTGCTGATTTGGCAACATAATCTTAAATACTTTTTTTTCCTAGTTAATTATTGTGTCTTTATCACAATTGGCATATGAAAAGATCTTGAATTTAATTATAAACGGCAAGTATAAACCAGGGAATTTGCTTAAGGAAGATGAATTGGCAAACACTCTTAATATTAGTAGGACACCTGTTAGAGAAGCTTTAGCTAGATTAGAGAGGGATGGTATTATAATAAAATCTGGGAAGTCGTATTCTGTTATTCCTTTATCAGCAGAAGATATAATTCAAATTTATGAAATTAGGATTCCTTTAGAGGCTGAAGC
The sequence above is drawn from the Sulfurisphaera tokodaii str. 7 genome and encodes:
- a CDS encoding mandelate racemase/muconate lactonizing enzyme family protein, with product MKVSILPASIPYVDNPMPEWVDEWGVQLFTKVNLGDYAGYGEVLIAGSGIISAYIGVFEDLIIPYLENVEVVSINEVVEKLEKMLYSAGLCSITLGSISGVETALWHVFSKMRNMKIYEFFGGKVRDRVPVYASFPRYKSVDDIVSAVKVAINRGFTLVKLHQQPQMIEDALKKIREIFGFEIKIAIDFNSAFDYSSALSFLNKIHRYEIEWYEEPIYPPNDYDNLKRLAEKFPISAGENEYTINSFRKLIESGIEYVQPDISKIGGYLKMIKVIDLAESYGVKVMPHLRPQRSGIALFHTLQLALAKRNIVQVEFPLAQIPSELFNAEFNINNGLVKVPEDVSLNEEILREKYNFTRKLRILKFADLAT
- a CDS encoding UxaA family hydrolase gives rise to the protein MEKVTIKGYIRENGSVGIRNHVAIIPVDDLSNSAAVAVSRIIRGTIALPHPYGRLQFGKDLDLLFHILSGTGANPNVAGAIVIGIEDNWAHKVADKIAETGKPVEVFPIEGNGDLRVIEKASRKAKEFVQYASEKQRTEVDLSSIVVSIKCGESDTTSGLASNPATGYAVDKLIDYGATVLFGETSELTGAEDIVANRIPDLTLREKFMKIYKEYVSFIESQGVDLLGSQPTEGNIKGGLSTIEEKALGNIQKLGTKPITCVLDYLDPLPSGSSRLCFVNTSSAAAEAVTLFAAKGSVLHLFTTGQGNVVGHPIIPVIKISANPKTVTTMAEHIDVDVSDLLQLKVSLKEAGERIFNYALRVMNGRLTSAEVLQHDEFSPIKLYISA
- a CDS encoding UxaA family hydrolase, with translation MPHFLIHNKQDNVGVAVVDIKAGEEVEGVYIEDMAIGPKIKALNDIPLGHKIALTNIKKGDVAIKYGRPIGIAISDIKAGEHVHIHNIKSIRWGNLKR
- a CDS encoding SDR family NAD(P)-dependent oxidoreductase, which translates into the protein MMEISLKGKTCLITGGTHGIGLATAKLFAELGAKVIALGRNIESVEKENNSIQFVKVDLTSREQLLSFIELYKKEIGIIDCLINNASTNSRYSILNVTLEEWDKMISLVLTAPMLLSKMAAELMIKNGIKGKIINIAAIQAHYPLPESLPYVTVKGGLIAMTKSLAVDLGKYGIQVIAVVPGPIYTKGEKVPENLDKNAATLLGRMGRPQEVANLLAFLASDYNTFITGTEIIIDGGRIISRKPDPEEITSGAV
- a CDS encoding sugar porter family MFS transporter, which translates into the protein MRNYHDNSYEEVVKRLDNAEVIRLHILATIIGALGGFLFGYDTGIIGSVLVYVTPLFHLTPPEVAILTSGTSLLAGIGALAAGPITDKYGRKSLLVTDGIMYAVFALLSAIAINSFLLILWRSLVGFAIGADTAIATAYISEFSPKRWRGRLAITQQLMIFSGITASFWAGYLLSFSANWRLMLGLGVIPAVILVALRAFLPESPRWLLLNGMEEKAKNILRKFGVNIAENEHIAAPSKELSFKEMFNNKAIRTAIILVGLWLAFQQITGINVILYYGPTIYKYLGLTGPRAILNTAISESLGAIEYAISFYLIDKWGRRKLGIFGYAGLVGSLAIMLIGLRAFTSGIVFAGVALVFTAMTLFLLFFHVGVGGVGWVLQGETIPTEVRGRGAGLLAAIDWFANFVIIFIFPYWKAAFGVYSFFALELVLSILAIAIVYLFMPETKGVSLEDMLKVFERGLSVQRQKQYAK